A single genomic interval of Flavobacteriales bacterium harbors:
- a CDS encoding pilus assembly protein PilF: YNLGYSYELLGNTKSAESNYRLALSINPQYDSAAKGLSRIGF, translated from the coding sequence ACTATAATCTGGGTTACAGTTACGAACTATTAGGTAATACAAAAAGTGCTGAATCTAATTATAGACTAGCACTCTCAATAAATCCTCAATATGACTCAGCCGCAAAAGGGCTAAGTCGAATAGGATTTTAG